A genomic region of Runella rosea contains the following coding sequences:
- the rplV gene encoding 50S ribosomal protein L22: MEARAILRNVPTSPRKMRLVADMIRGQKVSRALAILQYQPQGAAPVLKKVLMSAVANWQQRNEDAKLEDAELYVKTIFVDCGAMLKRLRPAPQGRAYRVRKRSNHITIVVDDAAEVIQQEA, from the coding sequence ATGGAAGCAAGAGCTATATTAAGAAACGTACCCACTTCACCTCGTAAAATGCGGCTTGTAGCTGATATGATTAGAGGACAGAAAGTGAGCCGTGCGCTGGCAATTTTGCAATATCAACCGCAGGGTGCCGCTCCAGTTTTGAAAAAAGTATTGATGTCGGCTGTTGCCAACTGGCAGCAACGAAACGAAGATGCTAAACTCGAAGATGCTGAATTGTACGTAAAAACAATTTTTGTTGATTGTGGCGCAATGTTGAAGCGTCTGCGTCCAGCACCTCAGGGTCGTGCTTACCGTGTTCGTAAACGCTCTAACCACATTACAATTGTGGTAGATGATGCAGCAGAAGTAATCCAACAAGAAGCCTAA
- the rpsS gene encoding 30S ribosomal protein S19, protein MGRSIKKGPYIDFRLQTKIDVMNGAGKKSVIKTWSRRSTISPDFIGHTFAVHNGNKFIPVYVTENMVGHKLGEFSPTRNFRGHIAKKDKGKR, encoded by the coding sequence ATGGGACGTTCGATAAAAAAAGGACCGTACATTGATTTCCGCCTTCAGACCAAAATTGACGTAATGAATGGTGCCGGCAAGAAATCAGTTATCAAGACTTGGTCAAGACGCAGTACAATCTCTCCAGATTTTATTGGTCATACTTTTGCAGTACACAATGGAAATAAGTTCATCCCTGTGTACGTAACCGAAAACATGGTCGGGCACAAATTGGGTGAGTTTTCCCCAACACGTAATTTCCGGGGACACATTGCCAAAAAAGATAAAGGCAAAAGATAG